A genome region from Candidatus Kryptobacter tengchongensis includes the following:
- a CDS encoding penicillin amidase: MSKFAKFIAGISFILLVLLIAVIILSYKLITRSHPKLEGTLKTHFLIDTVYIYRDENGIPHIFAKNEHDLYFALGYVTAQDRLWQMDLSRRIASGRLSEIFGIETLEIDKLFRTLGLNETAKKMQKYLSEKSIEILKSYTDGVNYFIKTNKGNYPVEFKLLGYEPDEWSITDCILITRLIAWQLNFAWWNEPVFSEILSKVGEEKFRRLIPRYPQNAPLIIKRYVVPTGKFVEANVKFREMFGMVSDGIGSNSWVISGKISKNGKPMLANDPHLPYSLPSIWYQVHLNDGSFDMLGVCIPGTPGIVIGRNNYIAWGLTNVMLDDTDFYVEKIDSVEKKYFYNGAWLPLNEREEVIHVKGKGKYSFRVFSTHRGPIISDVYEFSFTEYIPKADARYITSKAVSMQWTGNLISDEILVFYKINHAKNWDDFKDALKFFTVPAQNFIYADVYGNIGYYCAGKIPIRKNLNPLLLNSGETDDFDWIGFVQFNQQPNVFNPPENFIATANNKIVPDDYPYYITYLWEPESRAIRINEYLSSKEKFELNDFKTLQLDYFSHYAKELTPYIINAFDGNEITNDFVKNGLRYLKNWGFNFSRDDIATTIFNAFVVAMMRNTFEDELGGELYKRFIFYSGVPVRILKQLIIENDTLWFDDVKTVDKVETRDEIIRKSFEEGIYSLRKLLGDDMLSWHWGRLHKLELVHPLGLRKPLDKIFNLGPFEIGGAGTTVNNAGFSMLRPFNCVLGPSMRQIVDFSENLLYSIIPAGPSGQIMSRFYDSQTQLYLKGEYVKIEMDREKLENGKSRILKFVPEE; the protein is encoded by the coding sequence ATGTCAAAGTTTGCAAAGTTCATTGCCGGAATTTCGTTCATCTTGCTTGTTTTATTGATCGCTGTGATCATCCTTTCATACAAACTTATCACAAGATCACATCCAAAACTTGAAGGAACTTTGAAAACGCACTTTTTAATTGACACAGTTTATATTTATAGAGATGAAAATGGAATACCACATATATTTGCAAAGAATGAACATGACCTTTATTTTGCTCTCGGTTATGTGACCGCACAAGATAGATTGTGGCAGATGGATCTTTCAAGAAGGATTGCCTCTGGGAGATTGTCTGAAATTTTTGGGATTGAGACACTGGAAATTGACAAACTTTTCAGAACTCTCGGGTTGAATGAGACAGCTAAAAAAATGCAGAAATATCTAAGCGAAAAATCAATAGAGATCTTAAAATCATACACAGATGGTGTAAATTATTTTATCAAAACGAACAAAGGGAATTATCCAGTTGAATTTAAATTACTTGGGTATGAACCTGATGAATGGAGCATAACAGATTGCATTTTAATAACAAGATTAATCGCTTGGCAGTTAAATTTTGCGTGGTGGAATGAACCAGTTTTTAGTGAGATTCTTTCAAAGGTTGGAGAGGAAAAATTTAGAAGGTTGATACCTCGGTATCCTCAGAATGCCCCTCTTATCATAAAAAGATATGTCGTCCCGACAGGGAAGTTCGTTGAAGCGAATGTTAAGTTTAGAGAGATGTTTGGAATGGTTTCAGATGGAATTGGAAGTAATTCATGGGTTATCTCTGGTAAAATATCAAAAAATGGTAAGCCAATGCTTGCTAATGACCCACACCTTCCTTATTCGCTTCCATCAATATGGTATCAGGTTCATTTAAACGATGGCTCCTTTGACATGCTTGGGGTTTGTATTCCAGGAACCCCTGGAATAGTCATCGGGAGAAATAATTATATCGCATGGGGGCTTACAAATGTGATGCTTGATGATACAGACTTCTATGTTGAAAAGATTGATTCGGTGGAAAAGAAATACTTTTATAATGGAGCATGGTTGCCCCTTAATGAAAGGGAAGAAGTAATTCATGTTAAGGGGAAAGGTAAATACAGCTTCAGGGTTTTCTCAACACATCGTGGACCGATTATAAGTGATGTATATGAGTTTAGTTTTACCGAATATATTCCTAAAGCTGATGCGAGATATATTACTTCAAAAGCAGTTTCAATGCAATGGACTGGAAATTTGATCTCTGATGAAATTTTGGTTTTTTACAAGATTAATCATGCTAAAAATTGGGATGACTTTAAAGATGCTCTTAAATTTTTCACTGTTCCTGCACAGAATTTCATCTATGCTGATGTATATGGAAATATTGGATACTATTGTGCTGGTAAAATACCGATAAGAAAGAATTTAAATCCATTATTGCTAAATTCTGGTGAAACTGATGATTTTGATTGGATTGGTTTTGTTCAATTTAATCAACAACCTAATGTTTTTAATCCACCAGAAAATTTCATCGCGACAGCCAATAATAAGATTGTTCCAGATGATTACCCATACTATATCACTTATCTTTGGGAACCAGAATCAAGGGCGATCAGAATTAATGAATATCTATCATCAAAAGAAAAGTTTGAGTTAAACGATTTTAAAACTTTACAACTTGATTATTTTTCGCATTATGCAAAAGAATTAACGCCGTATATCATTAATGCATTTGATGGCAATGAAATTACAAACGATTTTGTAAAAAACGGGCTTAGGTATTTAAAGAACTGGGGTTTCAATTTTTCTCGTGATGATATAGCTACAACAATTTTCAACGCTTTTGTTGTTGCGATGATGAGAAACACATTTGAAGATGAACTTGGAGGGGAACTTTACAAAAGGTTCATATTCTATTCTGGTGTCCCAGTTAGGATTTTAAAACAGCTGATAATTGAAAATGATACGCTTTGGTTTGATGATGTTAAAACTGTGGATAAAGTTGAGACAAGGGATGAGATAATTCGTAAAAGTTTTGAGGAGGGTATATATAGTTTGAGGAAATTGCTTGGAGATGATATGTTGTCATGGCATTGGGGGAGGTTGCACAAGCTTGAACTTGTGCATCCGCTTGGGTTGAGAAAACCACTTGATAAGATTTTTAATCTTGGTCCTTTTGAGATCGGTGGTGCAGGTACAACTGTAAATAATGCTGGTTTCAGCATGCTAAGACCGTTCAATTGTGTTCTCGGTCCATCAATGCGTCAAATTGTTGATTTTTCGGAAAATTTATTATATTCAATTATACCAGCGGGACCATCTGGGCAAATTATGAGCAGGTTTTATGATAGTCAGACACAGCTTTATTTGAAAGGTGAATATGTTAAAATTGAGATGGATAGAGAGAAACTGGAAAATGGTAAATCAAGGATATTAAAGTTTGTTCCGGAGGAATGA
- a CDS encoding LytR cell envelope-related transcriptional attenuator: MKNKRQNNRVLFIAFGLIFVVAVVFGVLKILNVDYKFSDEEEITVQNPSYQIDVLNGCGVEDVAFQITQYLRTKGFDVIDYGNYGAIVNESFIVDHVGKPDTAKLIAKVLGISENKILRAKSNYYNEFTVVIGKDYIMLKPFKNKGEENF; the protein is encoded by the coding sequence ATGAAAAATAAAAGGCAAAATAATAGAGTTCTATTTATTGCTTTTGGTTTAATTTTTGTGGTGGCTGTTGTTTTTGGAGTTTTGAAAATTTTAAATGTGGATTATAAATTTTCAGATGAAGAGGAGATAACTGTTCAAAATCCATCTTATCAAATTGATGTTTTAAATGGTTGTGGAGTAGAAGATGTTGCTTTTCAAATAACACAGTATTTGAGAACCAAAGGTTTTGATGTGATTGATTATGGAAACTATGGCGCTATTGTAAATGAAAGTTTTATCGTTGACCATGTTGGAAAGCCAGATACTGCAAAGTTAATTGCAAAGGTGCTTGGTATAAGTGAAAATAAAATTTTAAGAGCGAAATCAAATTATTATAATGAATTCACGGTTGTCATAGGCAAGGATTATATCATGTTAAAACCGTTTAAAAACAAAGGTGAGGAAAATTTTTGA
- a CDS encoding PHP domain-containing protein, producing the protein MFEYVGVIHVHSTYSDGTGTIPEIAKAANELGLDFVMLTDHNTLQPKHDGYEGWYGETMLIIGYELNDPNDKNHYLVFKVDKVFYPNNSAKEYVRKIKELNGIGIIAHPDERRNNFQEYPPYPWNEWDVDEFTGIEIWNHMSEWVEGLTHENKFQRFIHPLKSLKGPYPETLKRWDDIARRRKVVGIGGVDAHGHKYKIWQLFEVEIFPYKVMFRGIRTHILIDEPIDKSKKENFELYKQKIFSAIENGRCFVTYAYFADPKGFRFFAERNGKLFQMGDYIEIDEHPIKLKATTPQNAEIILLRNGEITTKVYGNELIYEVGEPGAYRVEAYFGGKPWIFSNHIRIGNKGLI; encoded by the coding sequence ATGTTTGAATACGTCGGTGTAATTCATGTTCATTCCACCTATTCAGACGGTACAGGAACAATACCCGAAATTGCAAAAGCTGCAAATGAACTTGGACTTGATTTTGTTATGCTGACTGACCACAACACTTTACAGCCAAAGCATGATGGTTACGAGGGATGGTATGGCGAAACAATGCTTATAATTGGATATGAACTTAATGACCCGAATGATAAAAATCATTATCTCGTTTTCAAAGTTGACAAGGTTTTCTATCCAAATAATTCAGCAAAGGAATATGTACGAAAAATTAAAGAACTTAACGGAATTGGAATAATAGCTCACCCTGACGAAAGACGAAATAACTTTCAAGAATATCCACCATATCCATGGAATGAATGGGATGTTGATGAATTTACGGGCATTGAAATATGGAATCACATGTCAGAATGGGTTGAAGGCTTAACACATGAAAATAAATTTCAAAGATTCATTCATCCATTGAAATCTTTGAAAGGTCCTTACCCTGAAACTTTAAAGCGCTGGGATGATATAGCAAGGAGAAGAAAGGTTGTTGGGATCGGTGGAGTTGATGCACATGGACATAAATATAAAATATGGCAATTGTTTGAGGTTGAAATCTTTCCGTATAAAGTTATGTTCAGAGGTATTAGAACCCATATACTAATTGATGAACCAATTGATAAAAGTAAAAAGGAAAATTTTGAACTTTACAAACAGAAAATTTTTTCAGCAATTGAAAATGGAAGATGTTTTGTGACATATGCTTATTTTGCAGATCCAAAAGGCTTCAGATTCTTCGCCGAAAGGAATGGGAAGCTCTTCCAAATGGGAGATTACATTGAAATAGATGAGCATCCAATTAAATTAAAGGCAACAACACCACAAAACGCAGAAATAATTCTGCTAAGAAATGGTGAAATAACAACAAAAGTTTATGGAAACGAATTAATATATGAAGTTGGAGAGCCAGGAGCTTACAGAGTTGAAGCCTATTTTGGTGGAAAACCCTGGATTTTTTCAAATCATATAAGAATTGGAAATAAAGGACTGATTTAA
- a CDS encoding nicotinamidase/pyrazinamidase translates to MRKELIFWDVDTQYDFMLKDGKLYVPNAEEIIPNLEKLYNYARKNGIQIMGSADYHTLQDEEISENPDYLNTFPPHCLQNTPGWERIDATKPLNPLYIDSHPYSKDELKLMIQNHTGEIIFRKQKFDVFSNPNVDPVLDLINPKEIVVFGVALDVCDAYAIEGFLKRKKYKIYLVEDAVKPIYEDRGKQLIEKWRSEGVEIVKTDDIVEKNILLGKFVAEK, encoded by the coding sequence ATGAGAAAAGAACTAATCTTTTGGGATGTTGATACACAGTATGACTTCATGCTGAAAGATGGGAAGCTCTATGTTCCGAATGCCGAAGAAATAATACCCAACCTTGAAAAACTTTACAATTACGCTCGGAAAAACGGAATTCAAATTATGGGATCAGCTGATTATCACACTTTACAGGATGAAGAAATCTCCGAAAATCCAGACTATTTAAATACATTTCCACCGCACTGTTTGCAAAATACCCCTGGCTGGGAGAGAATTGATGCAACAAAACCATTGAACCCACTTTATATTGATAGTCACCCCTACTCAAAAGATGAGCTTAAACTTATGATTCAAAATCATACAGGTGAGATAATTTTTAGAAAACAAAAGTTTGATGTTTTCTCAAATCCAAATGTTGATCCCGTTCTTGATCTCATAAATCCGAAAGAAATTGTCGTCTTCGGTGTAGCTCTTGATGTATGTGATGCCTACGCAATTGAAGGATTCTTGAAAAGAAAAAAATATAAAATTTATCTTGTTGAAGATGCAGTTAAACCAATATATGAAGATCGTGGAAAGCAACTTATTGAAAAATGGAGATCTGAAGGAGTAGAAATAGTCAAAACAGATGACATTGTTGAAAAAAACATACTGCTTGGAAAATTTGTCGCTGAAAAATAA
- a CDS encoding ribosome-associated protein has protein sequence MRPKTLAKKAAQLALEKKAEDIVIMDVRKLTSVTDFFVICSAESSVQLKAIVDHIVEELEKKGVKAWHIEGYTNLSWVLIDYVDVVVHAFLKPAREFYGLERFWGDAKFEYITEDSVKPKTKSRKRKKDASISEGIPERKS, from the coding sequence TTGAGGCCAAAAACTCTCGCAAAGAAAGCAGCACAACTTGCTCTTGAAAAGAAGGCGGAGGATATCGTGATCATGGATGTGAGGAAGTTAACATCAGTTACAGACTTTTTTGTAATATGTTCAGCAGAATCATCAGTTCAGTTGAAAGCAATAGTTGATCACATAGTTGAGGAACTTGAGAAAAAGGGAGTTAAAGCCTGGCATATTGAGGGATATACAAATTTGTCGTGGGTTTTAATTGATTATGTTGATGTTGTTGTTCATGCATTTCTAAAGCCAGCGAGGGAATTTTACGGGCTTGAAAGATTTTGGGGGGATGCTAAATTTGAGTACATAACAGAAGATAGTGTAAAGCCAAAAACAAAAAGCAGAAAACGTAAAAAAGATGCCTCAATCAGCGAAGGAATACCTGAAAGAAAAAGTTAA
- a CDS encoding arginyl-tRNA synthetase → MPQSAKEYLKEKVKSALQKIGVKLDGIEIVFDKPKNEIFGDFATNIAMLLAKKIGRNPKEIASEILSSLEIEPEYIERVEVAGPGFINFKLTPKFFIQQIRGILNQGENYGRINIGNGKKANVEFVSANPTGPLTVGHGRNAVLGDTIANILEWVGFEVTREYYFNNAGRQMRVLADSVRLRYLELLGEKIDYPDEYYQGDYIKDIAKLLIDEYGDSLRNEVDLKIFKEKAEKVIFDDIKKTLKRLGIEFDVFYNEDWLYEKKIWDVISELEKLGYVYEKDGAKWFMATKVGGEQDKVLVKSTGEPTYRLPDIAYHIEKFKRGFDLIIDIFGADHIAEYPDVLRALEVLGYDVSKIKVLIYQFVTLVRDGEVVKMSTRRANYVTLDELIDEVGPDVVRFFFLNRSRDAHLNFDLNLAKKQSEENPVYYLQYAHARIASILRFAKDSGIKIEEIDRANFDLLVEKEEIELAKLLSSFPEVIEIAYLTLEPLKIINYLNDVAETFHRFYHRHRVVSNDENLTLSRLSLCLAAKIVIANGLKILGISRPERM, encoded by the coding sequence ATGCCTCAATCAGCGAAGGAATACCTGAAAGAAAAAGTTAAATCAGCATTGCAGAAAATTGGAGTTAAACTTGATGGAATTGAAATTGTATTTGATAAGCCAAAAAATGAAATCTTTGGTGACTTTGCTACAAACATTGCGATGCTCTTGGCAAAAAAGATTGGTAGAAATCCGAAGGAGATCGCTTCTGAGATATTGTCAAGCCTTGAGATAGAGCCCGAGTATATTGAAAGGGTTGAGGTCGCTGGACCAGGCTTTATAAATTTTAAGCTTACTCCGAAGTTTTTCATACAACAGATTAGGGGGATTTTAAATCAAGGTGAAAATTATGGAAGAATAAATATAGGAAATGGGAAAAAAGCAAATGTTGAATTTGTAAGTGCAAATCCAACTGGACCTCTTACCGTTGGGCATGGGAGAAATGCGGTGCTTGGAGATACAATTGCAAACATACTTGAATGGGTTGGATTTGAGGTCACCCGTGAATATTATTTCAACAATGCAGGAAGGCAAATGAGAGTCCTTGCGGATTCAGTTCGGCTTCGCTATCTTGAATTACTTGGGGAAAAAATTGATTATCCGGATGAGTATTATCAAGGGGATTATATAAAGGACATTGCAAAGTTGTTAATTGATGAATATGGTGATTCACTAAGGAATGAAGTTGATTTGAAAATTTTCAAAGAGAAAGCTGAGAAAGTTATTTTTGACGACATAAAGAAAACTTTAAAAAGGTTGGGGATAGAGTTTGATGTTTTTTACAATGAGGATTGGCTTTACGAGAAGAAAATATGGGATGTTATTTCGGAGCTTGAAAAACTTGGTTATGTTTATGAGAAAGATGGGGCGAAATGGTTTATGGCTACGAAGGTCGGAGGGGAGCAGGATAAAGTGCTTGTCAAAAGCACCGGCGAGCCGACATATAGGTTACCAGACATAGCTTATCACATTGAAAAATTTAAAAGGGGATTTGATTTAATAATTGATATTTTTGGTGCGGACCACATTGCTGAGTATCCAGATGTTCTAAGGGCGCTTGAGGTGCTTGGATATGATGTTTCAAAAATTAAGGTATTGATATATCAATTCGTGACCCTGGTAAGAGATGGTGAAGTTGTTAAGATGTCAACGAGAAGGGCAAATTATGTAACGCTTGATGAATTAATTGACGAAGTCGGACCAGATGTTGTGAGATTTTTCTTTTTAAATAGGAGCAGAGATGCACATTTAAATTTTGATTTGAATCTTGCAAAGAAGCAATCAGAAGAAAATCCTGTTTATTATCTTCAATATGCTCATGCAAGGATAGCGAGTATTTTAAGATTTGCAAAGGATTCTGGGATTAAGATTGAAGAAATAGATCGCGCAAATTTTGATCTTCTTGTTGAGAAAGAGGAGATTGAGCTTGCGAAATTGTTAAGTTCATTCCCGGAGGTGATTGAGATTGCTTATTTAACGCTTGAGCCATTGAAGATTATAAATTATCTTAACGATGTCGCTGAGACATTTCATAGATTTTATCACAGGCATAGGGTCGTGAGTAATGACGAAAATCTCACTCTTTCACGTCTTTCATTGTGTCTTGCAGCTAAAATCGTTATTGCAAATGGATTGAAAATCCTAGGCATTTCAAGACCTGAAAGAATGTAA
- a CDS encoding amidophosphoribosyltransferase — protein sequence MCGIFGIYGHPQSALMTYYGLYALQHRGQESTGIVTCEKDEITGKARFNFYKGIGLVADVFKDEKIINEYLKGTSAIGHNRYSTTGASNKANIQPFVVHYKGGNLAIAHNGNLTNTRSLRNKLQSEGTIFQSSTDTEIILHLIARSQKEDQIEQIKDALTQIEGAYSLVILTDNKLIAIRDPYGFRPLSLGIMPDGSYVVASETCAFDLIGAKYIRDVLPGEILVIDDDAIKTGDLKSYWIDKKVERCAFCIFEFIYFSRPDSKIFGENVDKVRRKLGKLLAHEHPAPQSTDEDKVIVINVPDSSNTATLGFVTESNKLGNNVKIEIGLIRSHYVGRTFIQPQQNMRELKVKVKFNTVKGVLENRRVVIVDDSIVRGTTSKALVKLIKEAGAREVHFRVASPPIKYPCYYGMDFPSQEELIASRLNGDIEAIRKELGVETLGYLSVEKLLESAPKHLNFCTACFTGNYPTPIEEKPEKYEHELNIKEATERFD from the coding sequence GTGTGTGGGATATTTGGAATTTACGGTCATCCTCAATCTGCGTTGATGACATATTATGGGCTATATGCACTTCAACACAGAGGACAAGAATCAACAGGTATCGTCACCTGTGAAAAAGATGAAATTACAGGCAAAGCAAGGTTCAACTTTTACAAAGGAATTGGGTTGGTTGCCGATGTTTTTAAAGATGAAAAAATAATCAATGAATATCTCAAAGGAACGTCTGCAATTGGACATAATCGCTATTCAACTACTGGCGCATCAAACAAGGCAAATATTCAACCTTTCGTTGTTCACTACAAGGGAGGAAATCTTGCAATTGCACATAACGGAAACTTAACAAATACCCGCTCGCTTAGAAATAAACTCCAATCAGAAGGGACAATCTTCCAATCATCAACCGATACAGAGATCATTTTACATTTAATTGCAAGAAGTCAAAAGGAAGATCAAATTGAGCAAATAAAGGATGCGCTAACTCAAATTGAAGGTGCTTATTCGCTCGTAATTTTAACAGATAACAAACTTATTGCGATCCGTGACCCATATGGTTTCAGACCACTTTCACTTGGAATTATGCCAGATGGAAGTTATGTTGTTGCATCCGAAACATGTGCTTTTGATTTAATCGGAGCAAAGTATATCCGTGATGTCCTCCCTGGCGAAATTCTCGTAATTGATGATGACGCAATAAAAACGGGAGATTTAAAATCATACTGGATTGATAAGAAAGTTGAAAGATGCGCATTCTGCATTTTTGAATTTATTTATTTTTCAAGACCTGATAGTAAAATTTTTGGCGAAAATGTTGATAAAGTAAGAAGAAAGCTTGGGAAATTGCTTGCACATGAACATCCAGCACCTCAATCAACAGATGAAGACAAGGTAATTGTGATAAATGTCCCGGATTCAAGCAACACTGCAACGCTTGGATTTGTAACAGAAAGCAATAAACTTGGAAACAATGTCAAAATTGAGATTGGCTTGATAAGAAGCCATTATGTTGGCAGGACATTTATCCAACCCCAGCAAAATATGAGGGAGTTAAAGGTAAAAGTAAAATTTAACACCGTCAAAGGTGTGCTTGAAAATAGGAGAGTTGTCATAGTTGATGATTCAATCGTTCGTGGGACGACATCAAAAGCGCTTGTGAAACTTATTAAAGAAGCTGGGGCAAGAGAAGTTCATTTCAGAGTCGCTTCCCCACCGATAAAATATCCATGCTATTACGGAATGGATTTCCCAAGTCAGGAAGAACTTATCGCTTCAAGGTTAAATGGAGATATTGAAGCAATAAGAAAAGAGCTTGGGGTTGAAACGCTTGGTTATTTATCCGTTGAAAAACTTCTTGAATCAGCTCCAAAACATTTAAATTTCTGTACCGCATGCTTTACTGGAAATTATCCAACACCCATTGAAGAAAAACCTGAAAAATACGAGCACGAATTAAATATCAAAGAAGCAACCGAAAGATTTGATTGA
- a CDS encoding Por secretion system C-terminal sorting domain-containing protein: MVEVKIYHEVTTTYSKTITVYNLIPGDHSVYWDGTVDYGIPGPIGNYIVEIKAQQLGGYSAWTQVWENPVYTAPGIGLSNRDIDVNKDPNSRNFGFLYMTESTTSYQYNRMIKVNAYGTLVGEFDRSATFVNSDFDPWHLVIAKDGRTYTTYFSLKQIRVYEDVSLVDSFSLPFSPRGINVLDTVIFVSGDKYVYRIGKLGHEILSKDSLDGVGYFRDIAIDDSGYVFVAGGVSSTSYKKIYKFKWAGTSLSVIDSVELPDNVTHIVIYSGTDPNTNSDDILYARVRGANGGVFKVVFANPPSFEKLFVPSTSTSGSHAIAVDVVGNIYYANPSAEWLRMYSPPSGPNSFTTKAPEPLVVTAQGKAAKLVTLAEARKDENGDYIPDYKASGDTLLVYGVVTSPNFTLPSHTSYYIQDETAGLNVYKANVVLNFDLGDYIMVIGQIEIFRGLTEIIPLTADTTSIKVLWKNHPLPAPKKLTVAEFLANFEAYEGQLVRLDSLWKSSTSPAWPASGSDANMIFTSYAKTETLTVRIDRDTDIDGQPEPQYPVSIIGIATQYTAGSTVYTGGYQLSPRYYASDFISVNLPPSAATLVSPEDSAFVHILSTDTVRFVWNKAIDGNIPEDTLIYIFKIAKDKNFTSTSTVMVDTLTDTVKYVRGADLFPLFPTGDTTLVLYWRVEVTDKKSPSVKSAVYRLNLSKPTSVEAVDNGIPTDYYLSQNYPNPFNPITTIKFGLPEDTQVELVVYNIIGQKVATLVNQYMRAGHYVVQFDGSNYASGTYFYILKAGSKVLKNKMLLIK, translated from the coding sequence GTGGTTGAAGTAAAAATTTATCATGAGGTTACAACGACCTACTCAAAAACTATAACTGTTTACAATCTAATACCTGGAGATCATAGCGTTTACTGGGATGGAACAGTTGACTACGGCATCCCAGGACCAATTGGAAACTATATCGTTGAAATTAAAGCACAACAACTTGGTGGATATTCAGCATGGACTCAGGTTTGGGAAAATCCCGTATATACAGCTCCTGGAATTGGATTAAGTAATAGGGATATTGATGTAAATAAGGATCCAAATAGTAGAAATTTCGGATTTTTGTATATGACTGAATCAACAACCAGCTATCAATATAACCGTATGATAAAGGTCAATGCTTATGGAACACTTGTTGGGGAATTTGATCGCTCCGCTACATTTGTTAACTCCGATTTTGACCCATGGCATTTAGTAATAGCAAAAGATGGGAGAACTTATACCACTTATTTTAGTCTTAAACAGATAAGAGTTTACGAAGATGTTTCTTTGGTTGATTCATTTTCACTGCCTTTTTCGCCGAGAGGAATAAATGTTTTGGATACCGTTATTTTTGTATCTGGTGATAAGTATGTATACAGAATAGGTAAATTAGGACATGAGATATTGTCAAAGGATTCACTTGATGGTGTTGGATATTTTAGAGATATTGCCATTGATGATTCTGGTTATGTTTTTGTGGCTGGTGGTGTAAGCTCAACATCATACAAGAAAATTTATAAATTTAAATGGGCAGGAACATCTCTTAGTGTTATTGATTCGGTTGAATTGCCAGATAATGTAACTCACATTGTGATTTATTCAGGGACTGATCCAAACACAAATTCAGATGATATACTTTATGCAAGAGTTAGAGGAGCAAATGGTGGAGTTTTTAAGGTAGTTTTTGCAAATCCACCGTCATTTGAAAAGCTGTTTGTTCCAAGTACAAGTACATCTGGAAGTCATGCTATAGCAGTTGATGTAGTTGGCAATATCTATTATGCTAATCCATCAGCCGAATGGTTAAGGATGTATTCCCCGCCATCTGGACCTAACTCATTTACCACAAAGGCTCCAGAACCACTTGTCGTTACAGCTCAAGGGAAAGCTGCTAAATTAGTAACGCTTGCTGAGGCAAGAAAAGACGAAAATGGAGATTATATCCCTGATTACAAAGCATCGGGTGATACGCTCTTGGTTTATGGTGTTGTCACCTCTCCAAATTTCACATTGCCGTCTCATACATCATACTATATCCAAGATGAAACTGCTGGGTTAAATGTTTATAAGGCAAATGTTGTATTGAATTTTGATCTTGGTGATTATATTATGGTCATAGGTCAAATTGAGATCTTTAGAGGTTTAACCGAGATAATTCCTTTAACAGCTGATACAACATCAATAAAGGTTCTTTGGAAAAATCATCCTTTGCCAGCTCCAAAGAAGCTAACCGTCGCTGAGTTCCTTGCTAATTTTGAAGCCTATGAAGGACAGCTTGTTCGGCTTGATTCACTTTGGAAGTCTTCAACTTCACCAGCATGGCCAGCTAGTGGCTCAGATGCTAATATGATCTTCACATCTTATGCTAAAACAGAGACATTAACAGTGAGAATTGATCGTGATACTGATATTGATGGTCAGCCTGAACCCCAGTATCCTGTAAGTATCATCGGGATTGCGACACAATATACTGCTGGATCGACAGTTTATACAGGTGGATATCAACTATCACCAAGATATTATGCATCTGACTTTATAAGTGTAAATTTACCACCGAGTGCAGCAACGCTTGTTTCGCCTGAAGATAGCGCATTTGTCCATATCCTTTCAACAGATACTGTAAGGTTCGTATGGAATAAAGCAATAGATGGAAACATTCCCGAAGATACATTAATTTATATCTTCAAGATTGCGAAAGATAAAAACTTTACATCAACAAGTACTGTAATGGTTGATACCTTGACTGATACTGTAAAATATGTAAGAGGTGCTGATTTGTTCCCATTATTCCCAACTGGTGATACAACTTTAGTTTTATATTGGAGAGTTGAGGTTACAGATAAAAAATCACCATCCGTCAAGTCAGCTGTTTACCGATTGAATCTTTCAAAACCAACATCTGTTGAAGCTGTTGATAATGGAATTCCAACTGATTATTATTTGAGCCAGAATTATCCAAATCCATTTAACCCGATCACGACGATAAAGTTTGGCTTACCTGAAGATACCCAAGTTGAACTCGTGGTTTACAACATCATTGGTCAAAAGGTTGCAACACTTGTTAATCAATATATGAGAGCTGGGCATTATGTTGTCCAATTTGACGGCAGCAATTACGCGTCAGGAACATACTTCTACATTTTGAAAGCTGGAAGTAAAGTTCTAAAAAATAAGATGTTGCTAATTAAATAA